TGAGCAAGTTTGCGATTGGCTGGCACGCGGCGGCGTCGCAGGCATAGCCCTCGCCGCATTGGTTGTCGGCGGCGCAGGCGGCGTTCGGCCCCGCGGTGCAATCAATATCTTTGTCGCCGCAGACGTCGTCGCAAACGCCGTCGGCGGCGCATAGAAATGCCTCGCCCAGCGTTTCGCTGATAAACGGCAACTCGGCCGCGAGCTTGGTGTCGGCGCCAATGCCGATGCAGGTGCCGCCGCTGCTGCCCCATGAATGAACGCCGACAACGGCGAGCACGCCGGCCTCGCTGGCCTCATATAGCGGGCTGCCGCTATCACCGGCGCAGGCGCCTGTGCCATCGGCGCGATCGAAACAGATGAATCGGTCGTTGGGCGTGCCGTGCGGCGCGCAATCGATGCTGGCATCTTGCGTGGCGTGCAGCCGACCCGTGTTGCCGCTCGCCTCATCGTAGATGCCATAGCCGACGAGCGTGAAGTCAGCGGCGCCGATCGCTCCAACGCCCTGTCGGCTTACGTGCGCGACGCGGCGATCGGTGATGGGCTGCGCGAGGCGAATGATCGCGACGTCGTGGTAGCCATTTTGCTCGG
The genomic region above belongs to Myxococcales bacterium and contains:
- a CDS encoding trypsin-like serine protease, coding for MARGAANNITRHKQHSALVATCLSSLIATAACVEQPPATEASQAAIIGGLSAKIGDYPAVVAIFDQGDRTICTGTLIAPDAVLTAAHCVSHVDDAARQRLIADTVVYLDTLSMFDPVTTIKVADITIHPNYMALAQDPEQNGYHDVAIIRLAQPITDRRVAHVSRQGVGAIGAADFTLVGYGIYDEASGNTGRLHATQDASIDCAPHGTPNDRFICFDRADGTGACAGDSGSPLYEASEAGVLAVVGVHSWGSSGGTCIGIGADTKLAAELPFISETLGEAFLCAADGVCDDVCGDKDIDCTAGPNAACAADNQCGEGYACDAAACQPIANLLIGGPGDDEAQAAGCRASSTPGATNTSGLIIMALACIAIGRRRRYAARQAA